One genomic region from Chlamydia poikilotherma encodes:
- a CDS encoding small basic protein gives MSRHRSYGKSIKGETKRNVLKRFERIDVLRKLGRWNDATAKKATGLPKTPVMK, from the coding sequence ATGTCACGACATCGTAGTTACGGTAAATCCATTAAAGGGGAAACTAAAAGAAACGTACTTAAGCGTTTTGAACGAATAGACGTTTTGCGTAAACTAGGCCGTTGGAATGATGCCACAGCAAAAAAAGCTACGGGCCTTCCTAAAACTCCTGTAATGAAATAA